The Zea mays cultivar B73 chromosome 7, Zm-B73-REFERENCE-NAM-5.0, whole genome shotgun sequence DNA segment TGTGTAAATGTGGCAGGGCGAGGGAGCAAGTCTCTCATTCCTTTTGCTGGAGTCCCGCTTTAAAGCCACGCGCGCGCGTACACAACGCAAGCGCAGAAGAAGACTTGCCCttgcccacctcctcctcctcctcctcctcctccgccgccgcgCGCTTCACACCCCTCATCTCCTCGCGGCAATGGCCACCGCACCGTGCGCTCCCCAATGATTGCTGCTCCACTCCGACGACCGATCGCCATTGCCGCGCAAGCAGGTTGTGTTACTAGCTTGCTGTCGCTTAGGTAGTTTTGTGTTTTAGCTTGGTTCACACGATGACCAACGAAAACAATGGCAACGGCACGAACCCCGCGTCGGCGAGCGGCTGGCTAGGCTTCTCGCTGTCGCCTCACATGGCTTCCGCCATGGACGaacaccagcaccagcaccagcaccataATGGCCTCTTCTTCCCTTCCGTCACCGCGGCATACGGCCTCGGTGGCGGCGACGGCGTGGTGGCCGCCAGCGCGTCGCCGTACTACACGCCGCAGCTGGCGTCCATGCCGCTGAAGTCCGACGGCTCCCTCTGCATCATGGAGGCGCTCCGCAGGAGCGACCAACAGGATCACCACGGTACGTACAGCACAGTACAGTACGTGTGACGCGACGAAATGCACTAGTCTCTATATTCTTAGGCAGCTGAGCTGCCGATGGGCGGCGTCGGTCCGTTTCGTTCTTGTTGCTGCGTCTGCATATATTGGTTTGGTATATTTTGTTGGCGACTTGGCGTCCTAGCTTCGTCGGTAGGATCGGTATTAAAGTATTATCCATTCGTTCGTTCACTCAGGGCCCAAGCTGGAGGActtcctcggcgcggcggcgcagtCGCAGGCCATGGCGCTGAGCCTGGAcaaccccgccgccgccgcctccagcTTCTACTactacggcggcggcggcggtccgGGGCACCAGCACGGGTTCCTGCAGCCGTGCGGCGACCTGTACGGCGGAACCTCGGCCGCGTCCCTGGTGTCCGCGGACGACGAGGCGGCCGCCGCGACGGCCATGGCGAGCTGGGTGGCGGCGGCGCGCGCCGAGAGCGGCGTGCTGTCCGCCGCCGCAGCCGCGGGGCACCACCACGCGCTGGCCCTGTCCATGAGCTCCGGGTCGCTGTCGAGCTGCGTGACCGCGCACCCCGCGGCGCCCGAgtacggcgcggcggcggcgctggacggcgggcgcaagcgcggcggcgcggcggggcAGAAGCAGCCCGTGCACCACCGCAAGTCCATCGACACGTTCGGGCAGAGGACGTCGCAGTACCGCGGCGTGACCAGGTATGTACACGCTGCAGAGGACCGTCGCGCGTTGGCTGATTATTTTAAGCACGCACGGCACGTTGTTTAGCTAGGTAGCATGTGGCTTTGCGTCGTTAACGAAGTAAAGAAAACAATGGCGCTTACAAAAATTGAAATCAAGCAGGCATAGGTGGACGGGGAGGTACGAGGCGCACCTGTGGGACAACAGCTGCAAGAAGGAAGGCCAGACCAGGAAGGGCAGGCAGGGTAATTAATATGAGGCGCGAGAGCTGGCTGGCGCACGCGCACACTTGATTATTAATTAGAATAACTataactaactaactaactaacttGGTGATGGTTGTCTGACTTGTGGGGACGGCTCGTGATCTCCTGCTCGATCCCTGTGGCTGTGACGCCGCGCGCAGTCTATCTCGGTAAGCAGAGCACTCACACATTCACGCAGATGCAGCTCTACTAGAGGGGGCCGGCCGGCCGGGGTAGAAAGTAAAAAAAAAAACATGGTGGTAAAGATTTCCTTGCATTGTGTGTGTATGTGGCCGTGGCCGTGGGTGTTTAGGCGGGTACGACGTGGAGGAGAAGGCGGCGAGAGCCTACGACCTGGCGGCGCTCAAGTACTGGGGCCCTTCCACGCACATCAACTTCCCGGTAAAATATTCTCTCTCTCGTAACATTTTGGTTTTTTTTACCGTGGCGTGCATGGCAGGACACGCATGGTAAATCTGTAACAATAGATACAATACAATGGTGTCTGCGTGCCTGATACTGTTGCTGAGGGAGCTGAGCTGAGCTTATTGTACTATATAATAATGGTTATAAAAAAAACATGTCTGCATGTGTGCCTGCGTGCAGCTGGAGGACTACCAGGATGAGCTGGAGGAGATGAAGAACATGACGCGGCAGGAGTACGTGGCGCACCTCAGGAGGTACGTACGTACACAGTACGCCGTTTGACCGAAAGACGACCAAAGCTAGGTAAGCTAGCTATCTGCTGCCAGCCACTGCCAGTGACGCATGGTGGTGTATGCAGGAAGAGCAGCGGCTTCTCGCGGGGCGCGTCCATGTACCGGGGAGTCACAAGGTCTGAAACAACAACAACTGAATGGGATCGAGCAATGCAAGTGACGATGACTGACTGAATGAATGCAGGCACCACCAGCACGGGCGGTGGCAGGCGCGCATCGGCCGCGTCTCCGGCAACAAGGACCTCTACCTCGGCACCTTCAGTACGTGCGCTTGCATTGCATTGCCCTCCTTCTCCTTCCTTCCTTGAGTATCATGTCGTCGTCGTCCCTGCGTATGGGATTGGCGATGCATGCATGATGAGTGACTCTGTGTGGCCTTTTACCACCCCAATCATATCACGATCACGCCTCGTCGTCCCCTGCTGCCAAAGAATGTCTTCCTGCTTTCCTCCTCCTCTCGTTTCCTTTTGCTCGCCTGCTTTGTGGCCCTCCCTTCCTGCCTGCACTGCATCATCAGCGTCAGCATGTGTGTGGTTTCTACTAGGGATACACACAGAGAGAGATAGGGAGGGATCTTTCTTTGCATAAGGCTGCCATGCCATGCCATGCATAAGCACgccctatagatggccaaaaagcacgaggcccgtgagcccggcacgaagcccgctttttgggcccggtccgagcccggcacggtaGAATAAACGGGCGTgcttggacaggaaactaggcacggcgggctagcccggcacggcccgtttacctctaagcccgttaagcccgttttttttacactaaaacgtgcttaccggcccgtttagcccgcttttcggcccgttttttcgtgctaaacgggccggcccggcccgtttaggcccgctgcgggccgggcttggacagaaacttaagcccgctggctcagcaggcccggcccggttttggccgggcttcaccgggcccgggtcggaccgggccgggccggcccgtttggccatctctagcaCGCCCTCTCTTGTTCTCACGCTGTCGTGGTCGTGGATCGCATCGCACGCGCTGGGGGCCATCTGCTGCCCGCCCCCCTCTGCCTCGATCTTTCTTTCCGGTTCTGACGATGGCCATCACCGTCGGCACGCGCGCAGGCACGCAGGAGGAGGCCGCGGAGGCGTACGACGTCGCGGCCATCAAGTTCAGGGGCCTCAACGCCGTCACCAACTTCGACATCACGCGCTACGACGTCGACAAGATCATGGCCAGCAACACGCTGCTGCCGGGCGACCTCGCGCGCCGCAGGAAGGACGACGCCAGCGACGACAACCCGGCGCCCGCCGCCGCAGCCGCCATCGCCATCGCCGAACCGGCGGCGCATCAGCCTGCCGCCGGCGTCAACGACGCCAGCGAGACGTGGAAGCATGTGGTGGCATCGGCGGCGCTGGCCGCCGCGCCGCGGGACAaccaccaccaccgccaccacgaCGTGCTGTCCGGCGAGGCCTTCTCCGTGCTGCACGACCTGGTGGCCACCGCCGCGGACGGCGGCGccggccaccaccaccaccacgccCACAGCGCCGCGCACCACGTGCCCATGTCCAGCGCGACGTCGTCGCTGGTCACCAGCCTCGGCAACTCCCGCGAGGGCAGCCCCGACCGCGGCGGCGGCCTGTCCATGCTCTTCTCCAAGCCGCCGCAGGCCGCCAAGCCCATGAGCCCGCTCATGCCGCTGGGCTCCTGGGCGTCCGCGACGGCGTCGGCCAGGGCCGCCGTCTCCATCGCGCACATGCCCGTGTTCGCCGCCTGGACCGACGCCTGATCGTACCACTCGATCCACCGATTCATGACATGGCCAGCGGCCGGCCGGTTCCACCATGCATTATGTGCCACTCCGGCCGACCGACGGACGGCTAGCCACCCACCACGTAACCCGGCCGTTCTAGCTCGGTGCACGTCCGCGCGCTAGCTCTCCACCGGGTTGCGTCGCTGGACTTCTTCACaccacttagttgattttaattacGGTTCTTGGGAGGTAGTGAGTTCATTAGTTAATTAGCTAATAGCCATCGGAGGAGATTGGTCAGAAGCTAGCTAGGCGATATGATGGAAGGGCAGGAGCGCACGGCGCGCGGCCTCTGCTGTTTCCTTCTTCTCCGGCTCCGTCGTGTGCGGCCCGGACAAGGAGGGGTTTTGTAAAATGGAGGCCGGCGGAGATCGGATCACGTGCGTCTACTCTAAAATCTATATCCAGAACTAATCCACTACTAATGTTAAGTCATAGCCTCTTTGAATTCTCTTACATATCGAGCTCCGgggcttcaacccgtctgaaccaCTGGCATATGGGTCCGGATGCAGATTTCAAGCATCGCGATCCACCTGCCTCACGCTAAGGTATACAAGATAAACGTGTACCTTTGTTAACATGTAAACCGAATATTGACGTGGTGTGCCATGTTAGAGCATACTAATAAAAGCTCGAAGATCTAAATGACAAACATCTAAGTTCATAGATTTAAATAACACAACATGCCAAGTTTTAGATCCTAAGTGGCTCCAACGTAGCTACATCGACATCCGATTTTGCAAACCTGACTTTGGATGTTTTCACATGAGCCGACAAAGTTCTATGACCCGTTTTTCCGGTTTTTTGAGTTCGAGCCTAAGTGATACAACGTGCCAAGTTCGAGGACTGTCAATGCACTTTACTGATAGATTCTGATATTCGACACCTTTTTTAAGTCATTTGAAAAAATGAGTCATTTTGATATACGACGAGTGAACCTGCGATCAGTGAACCATATACATTTGCATTAATTGTATATCAGTATAATGTTCGTGTGTTGTGATGGTACACAATCGTATTTAATACCTATAAAAAATTAAATTTAATATCAAAGTAAATATATGGTCTACATATCATAAAAATAAATATTACACTTTATCTTAGCCAAATGACCAAGAAAATTATGAGCTAAAAAGGAGCCCAATCCTATTTTTTATAGCTTGCTAGGTTGCCCCTATGTGGGTGTGTTGCGTTGCGTGTGCCTTTCTGTCGTGTTGAGTTTGGGTGAGCTTATTAGACTTATTTGTTAGGCAAGAAGCGGAAGAGGGAGATAGACCTACACTCTTCGCAAGTGACACATGATACACGAAACTAATTTTTTAAAGTAGTAGATATATGCCATTTAACTTTTGCAAAATTAGATGGTTGGTTCATAAATGACTTCACTCGACAAACCATGAAGGAGAAGCTATGTGTCTGATCAAGCACCAGAGTTATCAATGCAAGATACGAAGAGGAAAGGAGCACTGAGAAGCAACTGTGGTGCAAAAAAAAAGGACATTGAAAACAGAACAATGAGGTCAGAGCTACTGGAGAACATGTGAGGAGCAAGGTGTGATTGCTTGCACAAGCGCAAGAGACTACGATCCTATTTGATTGAAGGCATTGGAAAACTGTCTAGCTAGGCATTAAGATCCAACCACAACATCCCCTGGGCTGTGAACCAGAGAGGTACTAGGGGGGACGATGTTCTTAGTCTCTCTCCAACCGTTTCATCTCTCAAATCATTGCATTCGTAATTTCTATTCATATTTAAATACCTCTCCCTCAACTATTCTCTTTCTATTTCACCTTCTCTTTAACGTTTTAACGCCAGTTTTTGGATTCTTTTTTTAAAATACTACTATATTTATAGCACCATAATACATATTCCGCTTGATTGGTTAAAGCCTGCGCGCAGCCAGGCCATCCAGATACGGTAAATTTTGGCGTACAAGCGGATGCAGGTAGATGATCTCAAAATAACATATTTTGCATCCACTGGTGCAACTCGCGTCTCCTGCGTGCAGTTAACCAAACATGTGCTCTAACAAAGTCAACGCATGCAGTGGTCCAGAATAAGACTATACGGgcactcaggcagccaatcagGCAGATTGTTATCAAGTAACTAAACTTCAAATAAGTTAATTTCATAGTTAAACTCGAGCATGCGCAAAACGAAGCCCTCGCTGCGGTAATTTGCGCCGGGTTTCCTCCTCCCAATCCTCTACTCGTGATCCTGTACAAATCaagtctaaacaacacaaacttggtttataataaatgttaatgagatcaaaaccaaggtgctatgaaTAGAGaggagagaactcttcacttgattgttcctttagaatatgtattaaacttaggaacaataaCACAACTGAATATATGAGAACTATATGGAAGAAGACGATCACAGAAAAAGATGCGCAAGTCACGtgatgattttatcccgtggttcgaccaatgcctactccacgttgtggtgacctcctttagtCAAGGATTACACTCaatccctttcaagtgatccaatgatcacacTTGAGTACCATGATTTTCTTCCTTTTATCAAttgttccctttgtgaggaatctgcacaaattggagtctctcacctttacaagattgatcacaagtgcctcaagagtaagggagggaatagaaatacacacaagaactagattcgcagcaacaacacgcacacaagtcaagacttgAGCACACAAAACAACGCAGCGGAGTCACAGctcaaagaagtgctcaaatctcaaatgcAATGAACCGAATACGTGATTgcagagtctaggcgtcttaggatgttcaatggaggcttggtgtaccGCTCCATatgtctaggggtcccttttatagcaccaagggagctaggagccgttggagctccatttggaaggccattGTTGTCTTctgtccgctggcgcaccggactgtccggtgcacaccagacattgaACAGTGCGCACGTTGGACGTGGCAGAGAATCACCTGAttggtcggtttcctcttttgtgGGGCACCAGACTGTATGGTGCGCCACATGACCGTTGCCCGAAGCCAACGTGGAAGGTAGTTGTTGCACGACcggtacaccagactgtccagcgcctcgcgcggactgtccggtgaattttagtcgacaTGGGCTGAAAACCCTGAGAGCAGAGAGTTGGGCTGGACCGTgcaccagaccgtccggtgcTGCGCAGTCTAGCACCATTTCCCTGTTCCTTCCTTTGTTTTCTTTTGCTTCTTTTGGACTTGACTTTACTAAGTCcctggcacttagacaaacattactagcacacaaaacaattgactaagtgatcAGAGCTTACTTTTCACTTAGTCTATCTAGATGACCTCGTGGAGCTTAATTTGCTTTGCACACTTTTGCTCATTCATCATGTTAGTTAAACATAATGTGTTATGcacctaatcaccaaaacactataGAAATggaccaagggcacatttctctttcaattcaTCTATTTGTCCATTGGGTCATGGTTTGTTTGCTTCCTACGTGGCTTATTGCATCTGTCTATGCTTTAGTGGCCTTTATATTGATGAATATTAGTTATTCAATTACTGACTGAATCTTTGTAGTGATGAATATTAGTAGTTATTTAATCACCCACTGAATCTTTGTAGTGGTGACTATTAGTTTGTCCAGTCACCCACTGAATCTTAGCCCTGTTTGGTTCCTTAGTCCTATGATTA contains these protein-coding regions:
- the LOC100502464 gene encoding AP2-like ethylene-responsive transcription factor CRL5 yields the protein MTNENNGNGTNPASASGWLGFSLSPHMASAMDEHQHQHQHHNGLFFPSVTAAYGLGGGDGVVAASASPYYTPQLASMPLKSDGSLCIMEALRRSDQQDHHGPKLEDFLGAAAQSQAMALSLDNPAAAASSFYYYGGGGGPGHQHGFLQPCGDLYGGTSAASLVSADDEAAAATAMASWVAAARAESGVLSAAAAAGHHHALALSMSSGSLSSCVTAHPAAPEYGAAAALDGGRKRGGAAGQKQPVHHRKSIDTFGQRTSQYRGVTRHRWTGRYEAHLWDNSCKKEGQTRKGRQVYLGGYDVEEKAARAYDLAALKYWGPSTHINFPLEDYQDELEEMKNMTRQEYVAHLRRKSSGFSRGASMYRGVTRHHQHGRWQARIGRVSGNKDLYLGTFSTQEEAAEAYDVAAIKFRGLNAVTNFDITRYDVDKIMASNTLLPGDLARRRKDDASDDNPAPAAAAAIAIAEPAAHQPAAGVNDASETWKHVVASAALAAAPRDNHHHRHHDVLSGEAFSVLHDLVATAADGGAGHHHHHAHSAAHHVPMSSATSSLVTSLGNSREGSPDRGGGLSMLFSKPPQAAKPMSPLMPLGSWASATASARAAVSIAHMPVFAAWTDA